In Salvelinus namaycush isolate Seneca chromosome 20, SaNama_1.0, whole genome shotgun sequence, the following proteins share a genomic window:
- the LOC120065552 gene encoding odorant receptor 131-2-like, with product MLVWLALSFINGSMVHTFLKHNFFYEDPRYIMFIYMVINDALQLTLVTALYVVSYIFFKIHASVCCLLVMTAVLTTRSTPLILAGMAVERYLSICFPLHYGHTCTVSRTIALIVVILFLTVAVPLTDLMIALIKEPLGFFRTSIFCDHSLVFRDRSIYYKNAVFDSIYFSFVALTLLYTYCKIMLTAHAASTDLVSIKRARNTVLLHGVQLLLCLLAFVVPSLQAALITLFPQFVLEIRYIFFLMVYIIPRFLSPMIYGFRDEKFRKYWARYLTCRRNNISRLRPAMKVNLKFR from the coding sequence ATGCTGGTGTGGCTGGCCCTAAGCTTCATCAACGGAAGCATGGTCCACACCTTCCTCAAGCATAACTTTTTCTATGAGGACCCGCGCTACATCATGTTCATCTATATGGTCATAAATGACGCCCTGCAGCTCACCCTGGTCACGGCACTGTACGTAGTCAGCTACATTTTCTTCAAGATCCATGCTTCCGTGTGCTGCCTGCTGGTGATGACTGCCGTTTTGACCACACGCTCCACCCCTCTCATATTAGCCGGTATGGCCGTGGAGCGCTACCTGTCTATCTGTTTCCCCTTACACTACGGGCACACATGCACGGTGTCACGCACCATTGCCCTCATTGTGGTCATCCTGTTCTTAACGGTGGCCGTGCCTCTCACTGACCTCATGATCGCACTCATCAAGGAGCCCCTGGGCTTCTTTCGCACCTCCATCTTCTGCGATCACTCCCTCGTCTTCCGGGACCGCTCCATCTACTACAAGAACGCTGTGTTTGACAGCATCTATTTCTCCTTTGTGGCGCTCACGCTGCTCTACACTTATTGTAAGATCATGCTAACGGCACATGCTGCCTCCACGGACCTGGTGTCCATAAAGAGGGCAAGGAATACAGTGCTACTCCACGGGGTGCAGCTGCTGCTGTGCCTGCTGGCCTTTGTAGTCCCCTCTCTGCAAGCAGCCCTCATCACTCTCTTCCCACAGTTTGTCCTGGAGATCCGTTACATCTTTTTCCTGATGGTCTACATCATCCCACGATTCCTCAGCCCCATGATCTATGGTTTCAGGGACGAGAAGTTCCGCAAATACTGGGCCAGGTACCTGACATGTCGTAGGAACAATATATCTAGATTGAGGCCAGCTATGAAAGTGAATCTCAAGTTCAGGTGA
- the si:dkey-43k4.5 gene encoding potassium voltage-gated channel subfamily S member 1, translating into MVKESLSAWVQDAEDILVHINVGGLKRSLFSSTLSSFPDTRLGRLLACDSEEAILQVCDDYDVQQKEFYFDRNPGLFPYVLQFYQTGKLHIMEELCIFSFCQEIEYWGINEFFLDSCCSYRYHDRKLESRHKSWDEESDVSSVDTSVDEITDLNKDIQHFQEMRCGNARKYLWLTLENPGYSIPSKLFSFLSIAVVLTSISIMCINSLPEYQHFDEDGKQVEEPTLQALDFFCICWFTFEVVTRMLLAPNRRKFFRHPLNIIDIVSVLPIYITLPIDLALGSESELGNLGKLVQVLRLMRIFRVLKLARHSTGLRSLGATLRHSYREVGILLLYLGVGVCVFSGFAYTAEYEEDVGLDTIPACWWWGTVSMTTVGYGDVVPVTVAGKLAASGCILGGTLVVALPITIIFNKFSHFYRKQKALEASVRNSNKKKVKELLNSGPATTSQIGFRSEL; encoded by the exons ATGGTAAAAGAGAGTCTCTCAGCCTGGGTCCAGGACGCTGAGGATATCCTGGTGCACATCAATGTTGGAGGCCTGAAGCGCAGCCTGTTCTCGAGCACTCTAAGTAGTTTCCCCGATACACGTCTGGGACGCCTGCTGGCCTGCGACTCCGAGGAGGCCATATTGCAAGTTTGCGACGATTACGACGTTCAACAAAAGGAGTTTTACTTTGACCGCAACCCGGGACTCTTCCCTTACGTGCTGCAATTCTACCAGACCGGCAAACTCCACATCATGGAGGAACTGTGCATCTTCTCTTTCTGCCAGGAAATTGAATACTGGGGAATCAATGAGTTCTTCCTGGACAGCTGCTGTAGCTACCGTTACCACGATCGCAAACTAGAGAGCCGCCACAAGAGCTGGGATGAGGAGAGTGATGTTAGCAGTGTGGACACTTCTGTGGATGAGATCACAGACCTGAACAAGGACATCCAGCACTTCCAGGAAATGCGCTGTGGAAATGCCCGGAAGTACCTGTGGCTGACTCTGGAGAACCCGGGCTACTCCATTCCCAGTAAGCTTTTCAGCTTCCTCTCCATAGCTGTGGTTCTGACCTCCATATCCATCATGTGCATTAACAGCCTTCCAGAGTACCAGCACTTTGACGAGGATGGCAAACAAGTGGAGGAGCCGACCCTGCAAGCGCTGGACTTCTTCTGCATCTGCTGGTTCACCTTTGAGGTAGTGACGCGGATGCTTTTGGCGCCCAACAGGAGAAAGTTCTTCCGCCACCCGCTTAACATAATCGACATTGTGTCGGTGTTGCCCATCTATATCACGCTGCCTATTGACCTGGCGTTGGGCAGTGAATCAGAGCTGGGGAACCTGGGCAAATTGGTGCAGGTGCTCCGCCTCATGAGGATATTCAGGGTTCTGAAGCTGGCCAGACATTCAACAGGCCTCAGGTCTTTGGGAGCAACGCTAAGG CACAGTTACAGGGAGGTGGGCATCCTGCTGCTGTACCTGGGCGTGGGTGTGTGCGTGTTCTCTGGCTTTGCCTATACTGCCGAGTATGAGGAGGACGTGGGGCTGGATACCATTCCTGCCTGCTGGTGGTGGGGCACCGTCAGCATGACCACCGTGGGCTACGGCGATGTGGTGCCCGTCACGGTGGCTGGCAAGCTGGCGGCCAGTGGCTGCATCCTGGGTGGGACCCTGGTGGTGGCCCTGCCCATCACTATCATCTTCAACAAGTTCTCTCACTTCTACCGCAAGCAGAAGGCCCTGGAAGCCTCGGTGAGAAACAGCAACAAGAAGAAGGTCAAA GAACTGCTCAATTcaggtcctgccacaacatctcaaataGGGTTCAGGTCTGAACTTTGA